In Mytilus galloprovincialis chromosome 1, xbMytGall1.hap1.1, whole genome shotgun sequence, the following are encoded in one genomic region:
- the LOC143050311 gene encoding uncharacterized protein LOC143050311, protein MTTVSLKEYSPDKGSCHSPSTPTKGLDKTKVAKIGSLTAGNRSREGCCTVKEIQGLSLLNRELTHTLKSRTGIRRKPREIDLLPQRPSTTQYYQHTFYDPACAKDDIQTGPLSVNGEKLDALSNLQFRLPSTPLVLRRQYYISQSYSSTTCSECSQCGGRSSPDNPPSSPIREASYLKLDGKKMSCPDFRSKSELKDFKPGLLKKTSYCCVKCEGRMISHDTLMLESESPFQSYFRQPATYAETLPYNNIQPLHPDKSLETCEELIIDQPLTDSFLKDDMFTLPELPHPIANEKVISKTVLERGKGVPRSRPSPRYLHHNQNIIRSDENEELSSSACIISKQIFHSSNETEIINEETTSQQFRVSTNETNEIHQNSGESKEKDTKKRAVDRIINPLWPNHQPCEKYLHLPITLREQPNIHPREKDSHSPVPTWERLNHQPCEKYSHLAFLSRERPNYKPCEKFSHLPVISIEKASSMSTSDLTQSEEAEAPPSPDLEQSEVAEAPPSSDLTQIELTETPPPTDLGTPYNSNTDMQIGIHLEDPSISVSIHNLPSNSSAKDNAIRIEAEIFKTEDVNQTLTNSVYSKEEFIGRVNGMESREMLQDIICECAQGLRDGSHRGFLPDISARNDFYFEPNTDKRYNRWKRRRKKVSKQVRDGKQQELRSPDDSSAEEEANDEEDSIAPERPDSQPKFRRRRRETLKKLFGSEQAMLCYDASSDLTSSDRDNYMSVANNLRTCNRAPISDEEFGAFIDKSNDGMHLSSPYIQQEKCTSSTFLQQLGSNIERSGMSPKTVTLPKDGMPLTEGFDGNDTDTIKRVNSRFKMQDRQTQNRSEIKESKCLDRHHNEVSKGNRSELPQNRNVEGLNVEIIHRGKHAEEPSFVRKEGISCEKDGKKNNRMPELESQENDLITSQDDLIKNRYLSAPDQVLGTISYRQNSSASGKVLDASGCRQNLSAPNQVLDASCYRKKSSASDQMLDASDYRQNSSSADQLLDTSDYRQNSSSAEQLLDTSDYRQNSSSADQLLDADDYRQNLSNAVQMWDASGYRQNSPTADQVLDASCYRQNSPTADHVLEARGHRQNSSDIGQGMNASDCRQNSSTDCQVSSSCRQSFSASNQVLEARGYRQNNVTNGYSEPSLQNVLLSSMNSASDCDSDPFIRVETVLQKSQQYGNLSNQMLTKDSSENITGIPKQSSRHRFYNKDRKSEFNSILDLERSVLKLAKQHHQKNQSLSNKKYSAGQLKPKLPNIHDVKVSTRNTDKAKQSKNYKNILDKFVKPLDVQNVEGNNNPYLKENDAVLVTTTYRQRKENPVIKNDKVKREKRSQRQPLSKKLNNSTEQSVQDNAPAETELSMLTLNQLLQTMPGNKVKKFIHKVAKKITCDQSDQDSGKELPALDVKKLNMIAKAYNDSEQEEVSLKCLGEQTKSLPNQIKQAESSQPHFHERSISNLSFSRAFTFSVFDLPDGYREKNKQLQRRAYTAIKSR, encoded by the exons ATGACAACCGTATCCTTAAAAGAATACAGTCCAGACAAAGGATCATGCCATTCCCCATCAACTCCAACTAAAGGGTTAGACAAGACAAAAGTTGCTAAG ATAGGCAGTTTGACAGCGGGCAACCGAAGCAGGGAAGGTTGCTGTACTGTCAAGGAAATACAAGGGCTATCCCTTTTAAATAGAGAGCTGACACACACACTTAAAAGTCGAACAGGGATACGTAGAAAACCGAGAGAG attgATCTTCTTCCACAAAGACCATCAACTACCCAGTATTATCAGCACACGTTTTATGATCCTGCATGCGCCAAAGATGATATACAAACAGGACCACTGAGTGTCAATGGAGAAAAACTGGACGCTCTATCCAACCTGCAGTTCCGTTtg CCAAGTACGCCACTAGTACTTAGACGACAGTATTACATCAGCCAATCATATAGCAGTACAACTTGTAGTGAATGCAGCCAATGTGGTGGAAGATCGTCTCCCGATAACCCACCGTCATCTCCCATTCGAGAAGCATCTTATTTAAAGCTGGATGGTAAAAAAATGTCATGTCCTGATTTCAGATCTAAATCTGAg TTAAAAGATTTCAAACCCGGATTGTTAAAGAAAACGTCGTATTGCTGTGTCAAGTGTGAGGGTAGAATGATAAGCCACGACACATTGATGTTGGAATCGGAAAGTCCATTCCAGTCTTATTTCCGCCAGCCAGCAACTTATGCAGAAACCCTGCCATATAACAACATACAACCACTACACCCAGACAAGAGTTTGGAAACTTGTGAAGAACTGATTATTGACCAGCCTCTAACAGACAGTTTTCTAAAAGACGATATGTTTACTTTACCAGAATTACCACACCCTATTGCCAATGAAAAAGTAATATCTAAAACTGTATTAGAAAGAGGCAAAGGCGTTCCAAGATCAAGGCCCAGCCCGAGATATCTTcatcataatcaaaatataataAGGTCTGATGAAAATGAAGAACTGTCAAGTTCAGCTTGCATTATATCTAAACAGATATTTCACAGTTCTAACGAAACAG AAATTATAAACGAAGAAACAACAAGCCAACAATTTAGAGTTTCTACCAATGAAACTAATGAAATTCACCAAAACTCTGGAGAAAGTAAAGAAAAAGATACAAAGAAACGTGCTGTTGATAGGATAATTAATCCACTTTGGCCAAACCACCAACCATGCGAAAAGTACTTACATTTACCTATCACTTTGCGGGAGCAACCAAACATCCATCCACGTGAAAAGGACTCACATTCACCTGTCCCTACGTGGGAGCGGCTAAATCACCAACCATGTGAAAAGTACTCACATTTAGCTTTCCTTTCGAGAGAGCGTCCGAATTACAAACCATGTGAAAAGTTCTCACATTTACCTGTCATTTCAATAGAGAAAGCCTCATCGATGTCAACCAGTGATCTGACACAAAGTGAAGAAGCAGAAGCACCACCATCACCTGATTTAGAACAAAGTGAAGTAGCAGAAGCACCACCATCATCTGATTTAACACAAATTGAACTAACAGAAACACCACCACCTACCGATTTAGGTACTCCATATAATTCAAACACGGATATGCAGATTGGAATACATTTAGAAGATCCTAGTATTTCTGTAAGCATACATAATCTTCCGAGTAATTCGTCAGCAAAGGATAATGCCATTAGAATAGAGGCAGAAATTTTCAAAACAGAAGATGTCaaccaaactttgacaaattcaGTATATTCAAAAGAAGAGTTCATAGGAAGAGTAAATGGCATGGAATCAAG AGAGATGTTACAAGACATCATTTGTGAGTGTGCTCAGGGGTTAAGAGATGGATCTCATAGGGGATTTTTGCCAG ACATTTCTGCAAGAAATGACTTTTACTTTGAACCAAATACCGACAAACGGTACAACAGATGGAAAAGAAGGCGAAAGAAAGTGAGCAAACAGGTTCGAGATGGAAAGCAGCAAGAGTTGAGATCACCCGATGACAGCTCGGCAGAAGAAGAAGCCAATGACGAGGAAGACTCCATCGCTCCGGAAAGACCCGATTCACAACCCAAGTTTCGCCGTCGACGCAGAGAAAccttaaaaaaactttttggtAGCGAACAAGCAATGTTGTGCTATGATGCTAGTTCGGATCTAACATCTTCAGACAGAGATAATTACATGTCAGTGGCGAATAACCTACGAACTTGTAATCGTGCTCCAATATCTGATGAGGAGTTTGGCGCGTTTATAGATAAAAGTAACG ATGGAATGCATCTTTCGTCACCGTATATTCAGCAAGAGAAATGTACAAGTTCAACCTTTTTACAACAACTGGGTTCTAACATAGAAAGATCAGGGATGTCACCAAAGACTGTAACTCTGCCAAAAGATGGTATGCCACTAACAGAAGGGTTCGACGGGAATGATACTGATACTATCAAGAGGGTCAACAGCCGTTTTAAAATGCAAGATAGGCAAACACAAAATAGATCAGAGATAAAAGAAAGCAAGTGTTTAGACAGACATCATAACGAAGTGAGTAAAGGAAATAGATCAGAATTACCTCAGAATAGAAATGTTGAGGGATTAAATGTTGAAATTATTCATAGAGGCAAGCATGCAGAGGAGCCGAGTTTTGTTCGGAAAGAAGGAATTTCATGTGAAAAAGATGGGAAGAAAAATAACAGAATGCCTGAGTTGGAATCTCAGGAAAATGACCTTATCACATCTCAGGATGACTTGATTAAAAATAGATACTTATCAGCTCCTGATCAAGTGTTGGGTACCATCAGTTATCGACAAAATTCCTCAGCTTCCGGTAAAGTGTTGGATGCAAGTGGTTGTCGACAGAATTTATCAGCACCCAATCAAGTGTTAGATGCAAGTTGTTATCGAAAAAAATCCTCAGCTTCCGATCAAATGTTGGATGCCAGTGATTATCGACAAAATTCATCATCTGCCGATCAATTGTTGGATACAAGTGATTATCGACAAAATTCATCATCTGCCGAGCAATTGTTGGATACAAGTGATTATCGACAGAATTCATCATCTGCCGATCAACTGCTGGATGCCGATGATTATCGGCAAAATTTATCAAATGCTGTTCAAATGTGGGATGCAAGTGGTTATCGACAAAATTCACCAACTGCCGATCAAGTGTTAGATGCAAGTTGTTATCGACAAAATTCCCCAACTGCTGACCATGTGTTGGAAGCAAGaggtcatcgacaaaattcaTCGGATATCGGTCAAGGGATGAATGCAAGTGATTGTCGACAAAATTCATCAACTGACTGTCAAGTGTCAAGTAGTTGTCGACAGAGTTTTTCAGCTTCTAATCAAGTGTTAGAAGCAAGAGGTTATCGACAAAATAATGTAACAAATGGCTATTCCGAACCAAGTCTGCAAAATGTGCTTCTTTCATCGATGAATTCCGCAAGTGACTGCGATTCAGACCCCTTTATACGAGTAGAAACTGTACTGCAAAAGAGTCAACAGTATGGAAATCTTAGCAATCAAATGCTAACAAAAGATAGTAGCGAAAACATCACAGGTATCCCCAAGCAATCATCTCGTCACCGTTTTTACAATAAAGATAGGAAAAGCGAGTTCAACTCCATCTTAGATCTAGAAAGATCAGTTTTAAAGTTGGCAAAACAGCACCACCAGAAAAATCAGTCTTTGTCCAACAAGAAGTATTCTGCAGGTCAGCTTAAACCCAAACTTCCTAATATTCACGATGTCAAGGTATCAACTCGAAATACAGATAAAGCGAAACAGTCaaagaattataaaaatatattggaTAA GTTTGTAAAACCTTTGGACGTCCAGAACGTTGAGGGAAACAATAATCCGTACCTTAAGGAGAACGATGCTGTCCTTGTCACAACGACATATAGACAGAGGAAGGAGAATCCTGTTATAAAGAATGATAAAGTGAAAAGAGAAAAACGTTCACAACGTCAACCCCTGTCGAAAAAGCTGAATAATTCAACAG AACAATCTGTACAAGACAACGCACCTGCTGAAACAGAACTATCAATGCTGACACTGAATCAACTTTTGCAAACAATGCCTGGAAACAAAGTGAAAAAGTTCATCCATAAGGTGGCGAAGAAAATAACTTGTGATCAATCGGATCAAGATTCAGGAAAAGAATTACCTGCATTAGATGTGAAG AAACTGAATATGATAGCCAAGGCATACAACGATTCAGAGCAAGAAGAAGTCAGTCTGAAATGTTTGGGAGAACAAACCAAATCTTTACCCAACCAAATTAAACAAGCTGAATCTAGCcaacctcattttcatgaaaGAAGCATATCTAATTTGTCTTTTTCAAGAGCTTTCACTTTCTCAGTGTTTGACCTACCAGATGGatacagagaaaaaaataaacaactacaAAGAAGAGCTTATACTGCTATCAAGTCTCGTTAG
- the LOC143050275 gene encoding cyclin-dependent kinase 20-like, whose translation MEQYTILGRIGEGAHGIVLKAKHIESGEVVALKKVPLRKLEDGIPNTALREIKALQEIEDNPYVVKLREVFPHGSSLVLVFEYMLSDLSEVVRNSERPITEAQVKSYMLMLLKGVAFCHENNIMHRDLKPANLLISSTGHLKIADFGLARVFQNEGNRQYSHQVATRWYRAPELLYGARKYDEGVDLWAVGCIFGELLNTSPLFPGENDIEQLCCVLRVLGTPNEKIWPGISELPDYNKITFPENKPIPFEEIVPDASPEALDLLKKVLVYPSKQRISAKDALLHPYFFTEPLPAHHSELPIPQRSKRGLPRRQQTHEYNFETPLEKSLIDPEMLAPHVVKMK comes from the exons ATGGAACAGTACACAATATTGGGAAGGATAGGAGAAGGCGCTCATGGCATTGTCCTTAAAGCCAAACATATAGAG aGTGGCGAAGTTGTTGCCTTGAAAAAAGTTCCACTCAGAAAACTTGAAGATGGCATTCCAAATACAGCACTTAG GGAAATTAAAGCTTTACAAGAAATAGAAGATAATCCATAT GTGGTAAAATTACGTGAAGTTTTTCCTCATGGTAGTAGTTTGGTTTTAGTCTTTGAATATATGCTGTCAGATTTATCAGAAGTTGTTAGGAACTCAGAAAGACCAATCACAGAGGCACAGGTCAAGTCGTACATGTTGATGCTTTTAAAAGGAGTAGCTTTCTGCCATGAAAACAATATAATGCACAGA GACTTGAAACCAGCAAATTTGTTGATTAGTTCAACAGGTCATCTGAAGATTGCAGACTTTGGTCTTGCCAGGGTGTTTCAGAATGAAGGAAATAGACAGTATAGCCACCAAGTAGCTACAAG ATGGTACAGAGCCCCAGAGTTGCTATATGGAGCTAGAAAATATGACGAAGGGGTAGATTTGTG GGCAGTTGGTTGTATATTTGGTGAGCTGCTAAACACCTCTCCATTGTTTCCT GGAGAAAATGATATTGAACAGTTATGTTGTGTACTTAGAGTGCTAGGAACACCCAATGAAAAGATATGGCCT GGAATATCAGAGTTGCCAGATTACAACAAAATAACATTCCCAGAAAACAAACCCATACCATTTGAGGAAATAGTACCTGATGCTTCACCTGAGGCTCTAGATCTGCTGAAAAAAGTTTTAGTGTATCCATCAAAACAACGCATATCTGCAAAAGACGCTTTATTACATCCATATTTTTTCACAGAACCCCTGCCAGCACATCATTCAGAATTACCCATACCTCAAAGGAGTAAACGTGGATTACCACGTCGCCAACAGACTCATGAATATAACTTTGAAACTCCTTTGGAGAAATCATTAATAGACCCTGAAATGTTAGCACCACATGTAGTTAAGATGAAATAG